In Bacteroidota bacterium, one DNA window encodes the following:
- the rpsE gene encoding 30S ribosomal protein S5, producing MRKIVAKVRTSELNLKDKLVAVNRVAKVVKGGRRFSFNAIVAVGDGNGHVGIGLGKSNEVTDAVSKATEDAKRNVRIVPLRKGTIPHTVFGKFGAGKVMLKPASPGTGLIAGGGVRAVLELAGVQDILTKSQGSSNPHNLVKATMHALEQISDAHSVASRRGIPLSKVFNG from the coding sequence CTGAGGAAGATCGTGGCGAAAGTACGTACATCCGAGTTGAATTTGAAAGATAAGCTGGTCGCTGTCAACCGCGTTGCGAAGGTGGTCAAAGGCGGTCGTCGATTCAGCTTCAACGCGATCGTTGCAGTGGGCGACGGGAACGGACACGTCGGTATCGGCTTGGGAAAGTCGAACGAAGTGACCGATGCCGTCAGCAAGGCGACGGAAGACGCGAAGCGTAACGTGCGCATCGTGCCGTTGCGCAAGGGAACGATCCCGCATACGGTGTTCGGCAAGTTCGGCGCCGGTAAGGTCATGCTCAAACCGGCATCGCCGGGTACCGGTCTCATCGCCGGTGGCGGCGTCCGTGCCGTGCTCGAGCTCGCCGGCGTGCAGGACATTCTCACGAAGTCACAGGGTTCGTCGAACCCGCACAACCTCGTGAAGGCGACGATGCATGCACTCGAGCAGATCTCGGATGCGCATTCGGTTGCATCGCGCCGCGGTATTCCGCTTTCAAAAGTGTTCAACGGTTGA